Proteins encoded together in one Chelonoidis abingdonii isolate Lonesome George chromosome 1, CheloAbing_2.0, whole genome shotgun sequence window:
- the IL26 gene encoding interleukin-26 — translation MRLYSLFRSGLLLVLLCLFIAEGKKASSGKNSCRKGMISKVTENLYVKATTLKASIPKDFIKNRRLLKKTTKKLFMKNCSVRDQLLSFYVKNVFGGLGIGSDKVYIVNAFQTLQENLSNCLPCAPTTRVTTAVKKIKKTFDKLGEKGIYKAISELDILLHWIQTYIETIK, via the exons atGAGACTGTACTCTCTTTTTAGGTCTGGTCTTCTTTTAGTTCTGCTGTGTCTTTTCATTGCtgaaggcaaaaaggcatcctcaGGCAAGAACAGCTGTCGAAAAGGAATGATCTCCAAAGTGACAGAGAACCTATATGTCAAGGCAACTACTTTAAAGGCATCTATTCCA AAAGATTTCATCAAGAACAGACGATTGTTAAAAAAGACAACCAAAAAGTTGTTTATG aaaaattGCAGCGTTCGAGATCAGCTTCTCTCATTCtatgtgaaaaatgtttttggagGCCTTGGTATTGGAAGTGACAAGGTGTACATAGTTAACGCCTTTCAGACCCTGCAGGAGAACCTAAGCAACTGT CTACCgtgtgctccaaccactagagTAACTACAGCTgtcaaaaaaataaagaaaacgtTTGATAAG CTTGGAGAAAAGGGCATCTACAAAGCCATCAGTGAACTTGATATTCTCCTTCACTGGATTCAGACTTACATAGAAACGATCAAATAA